From the Rhodoferax sp. WC2427 genome, one window contains:
- a CDS encoding phage holin family protein translates to MRSASGGGPFAALKNIPISLLAMAHTRLQLLGNEILTEKHRALRELTLVLAMVACAGMGVLLVVGLAIILLWDQRVWLLSGLIVLFLGAALVCLAKLRRSTHSFDGVFAGSLAELQEDLRQLKAASDHGKDPR, encoded by the coding sequence ATGCGTAGCGCATCGGGCGGCGGCCCCTTCGCCGCCTTGAAAAACATACCCATCTCCTTGCTGGCGATGGCGCACACCCGCCTGCAACTGCTGGGTAACGAGATACTGACCGAGAAGCACCGCGCCCTGCGCGAGCTGACCCTGGTGCTGGCCATGGTGGCCTGCGCCGGTATGGGCGTGCTGCTGGTGGTCGGGCTGGCGATCATCTTGCTGTGGGACCAGCGGGTATGGCTGCTGTCGGGCCTGATCGTGCTGTTCCTGGGGGCGGCACTGGTCTGCCTTGCCAAGCTGCGCCGCTCGACCCACAGTTTCGACGGTGTGTTTGCCGGCAGCCTGGCCGAGCTGCAAGAAGACCTGCGCCAACTCAAAGCGGCAAGCGACCATGGCAAAGACCCTCGCTGA
- a CDS encoding DMT family transporter: protein MTGSAPLFPPSSIFTQRNVVFLLASLCCLLWGSAYPAIKNGYAMFHIAANDIPTKLVFAGYRFALAGLVLLVFAAISKKPVFAIKLRTLGQMTLLGLTQTSLQYVFFYIGLAYATGVKSSIMNATGTFFSVLLAHFIYKNDRLSFNKVLGCVVGFGGVMVVNFRPGLLSFDFTLLGEGSVVFAAFILSAASIYGKKLSQQVDSVVLTGYQLAIGGVALLLLGFATGGALEAFTWASAALMLYMVALTSVAFSLWTILLKYNRVSMVTVFNFMVPVFGTLLSALFLDERFLEWKNAVALLLVCGGIWLVTKEEAPAPQKI from the coding sequence GTGACAGGCTCCGCACCCCTCTTCCCGCCCTCCTCCATCTTTACCCAGCGCAATGTGGTGTTTTTGTTGGCCTCGCTGTGCTGCCTGCTGTGGGGCAGCGCCTACCCGGCCATCAAGAACGGCTACGCGATGTTCCATATCGCGGCCAATGACATCCCCACCAAGCTGGTGTTTGCGGGTTACCGCTTTGCCTTGGCCGGGCTGGTATTGCTCGTGTTTGCGGCCATCAGCAAGAAGCCGGTGTTCGCCATCAAGCTACGGACGTTGGGCCAGATGACCCTGCTGGGCCTGACGCAGACCAGCCTGCAGTACGTGTTCTTCTACATCGGGCTGGCCTATGCCACGGGGGTGAAGAGCTCCATCATGAACGCCACCGGCACCTTCTTCAGCGTGCTGCTGGCGCACTTCATCTACAAAAATGACCGCCTGAGCTTCAACAAGGTGCTGGGCTGCGTGGTGGGCTTTGGGGGCGTGATGGTGGTCAACTTCCGCCCGGGCCTGCTGAGTTTTGATTTCACCCTGCTGGGCGAAGGCAGCGTGGTGTTCGCGGCCTTCATCCTGTCGGCGGCCAGCATCTACGGCAAGAAGCTGTCGCAGCAGGTGGATTCGGTAGTCCTCACCGGCTACCAGCTGGCGATTGGCGGGGTGGCGCTGCTGCTGCTCGGCTTTGCTACGGGTGGCGCGCTGGAGGCCTTTACCTGGGCCTCTGCCGCCCTCATGCTGTACATGGTGGCGCTGACCTCGGTGGCGTTTTCGCTGTGGACGATTTTGCTGAAGTACAACCGGGTCAGCATGGTCACGGTGTTCAACTTCATGGTGCCGGTGTTCGGCACGCTGCTGTCGGCGCTGTTTCTGGACGAGCGGTTTCTGGAGTGGAAGAACGCCGTGGCGCTGCTGCTGGTGTGCGGCGGCATCTGGCTGGTGACCAAGGAAGAGGCACCCGCCCCGCAAAAAATATAA
- a CDS encoding YqjD family protein — translation MSNAFQSAIDTQEQLVSDIKSVISEAEEMLSDTADQSGDKISQLRARVKARLSDARERLVDAEAALRHHTKKAARATDDYVHESPWTAVGVAACVGLLVGLIIGRR, via the coding sequence ATGTCCAATGCCTTCCAATCCGCCATCGATACCCAAGAACAATTGGTCAGTGACATCAAATCTGTGATCTCCGAGGCCGAAGAGATGCTGAGCGACACCGCCGACCAGTCCGGCGACAAGATCAGCCAGCTGCGCGCCCGCGTCAAGGCCCGCCTGAGCGATGCCCGCGAACGCCTGGTGGATGCCGAAGCCGCCCTGCGCCACCACACCAAAAAGGCCGCCCGCGCCACTGACGACTACGTGCACGAGTCCCCCTGGACGGCGGTGGGCGTGGCCGCTTGCGTGGGCCTGCTGGTCGGTTTGATCATCGGTCGCCGCTGA
- a CDS encoding YqjK family protein, with protein sequence MAKTLAELDQERARLTERIQAQRANLVRELAPLRRVSNASNVLSALVAEAVAYVRARPVAMALLLGGLVLVKPKGVWRWAKRGFFIWRGFRAVQQWQPGTFMDIVRQVVAVKNYFATK encoded by the coding sequence ATGGCAAAGACCCTCGCTGAGCTGGACCAGGAACGCGCCCGCCTGACGGAGCGCATCCAGGCCCAGCGTGCCAATCTGGTCCGCGAACTGGCCCCCTTGCGGCGCGTATCCAACGCCAGCAATGTCCTGAGCGCCCTGGTGGCCGAAGCCGTGGCCTACGTGCGTGCGCGGCCTGTGGCCATGGCATTGCTGCTGGGCGGGCTGGTGCTGGTCAAGCCCAAGGGCGTGTGGCGCTGGGCCAAGCGGGGTTTCTTCATCTGGCGCGGCTTCCGTGCCGTACAGCAATGGCAGCCGGGCACGTTCATGGACATCGTGCGCCAGGTGGTTGCCGTCAAAAACTACTTTGCTACTAAATAA